The nucleotide window TTTTTAGTCTTATCTATTTTCGCTTTACTCTCATCAACAACCTTTCTTAATTCAGAAATTTGTGCCTGATGTTTTGTTATTTCTTCAGTAAGTTGTTTTATTTTTTGTGATTTTTCTTTAATTATTGCATCAAATTGAACAATCTCTTTTTCTTTGTCTCCAACCTTAGTGGTTAACTGTCCTTCAAAAGCTTTTGTAAAAGAGTTGTTTTCATTATCTAAAACACTAATATAATGTTTTGTTGAATCGATTAACTTACTTAATGTAACTCCCATTGTTGATGCAGTTGCATAAGTTGATCTGTATTTTGTTGCTTCATCCATTGGGATTTTTTCTAAAGCCTTTAATGCTTTTTTAAACTCCAAATAGTCAAATCCTTCTAAATTATTTTTCTCTATAGCTTGTAGTAACTTATCAATAATAGCATTATCAACGGCTCCCTTACTTGTAGGAGGTACATTTACAGTAGTTTTATTTTTTGCAGGTTGTTCCGTCTTTTTTACAACAGTCTCTTTTCCTTCTTTATTTTCAGGCTCTTTCTTTTCATCTGATGAATCATCTACTATAAATAGTGATTTTAAATTTTTTAGCATAAATAATCAAATTTTAACAAATTTAAAAAAAATAACGAATTATAAGGTATACAAAGGCATTGTTATTACTTAACAAACCTACTCCAACCTATTTTTAACACAATAAGAAGCACTATAAAAACACCTATCAAGTGTATAAAGCTCCCAATAAAAAAGATACCTATAAAAATTCGTTGAATAAAATAGGTAACAATAAATGCTATGAAAATCATAATAAATAACCCTGACAATCTACTAAAACCAGGTATTCGTTGTAACGGGATTGTTTTTTTTATGATTAATAACAATACAATCATAGCTATAATTGGCAAATAATAAGTTACCACTTGAAGAGTTATCAAGTTTTGGCCTAAGAAGAAAAAATTATAAACCACTAAAATTATCGATAACAATCCTGGTATTACAGCTGCATATATTAAAATTGTGTATAAATAATTGATCGGAGCTTTAAAATCCTGTGCCTTAACAAACAGCAATCCACATAAAGAAATAATAAGTAATGTAACGTAGTAATTAATAATTATATTAGATTTATCACTAAGTAAGTTTATAATATCTTGTACAGTCATTTGAAGTAATTTACTTGTGTTTTATAGCTCTATTAAGGTTAAAAAAAATGATTCAGCAATATACTTATAAAAAAATTAGGGAATATTTGTTACTTTTAATCTATGAAAAACGCAATCACACTTCTTGCTTTACTTTTATCAATTTTATCTTTCTCCCAAGAATTAACTGGACTCGAATTACTAGAGAAATCTATTCAATATCATGATCCAAATAATAAATGGAAAACATTTAAGGGCACATTATGGGTGAATATGGTTACTCCTAATTCTCCAATTCGAAATAGTGAAATTACAATTGACCTACCGTCTGATTATTTTTATTTAAAAGCTTTTAAAAATAAAAATACTACAGAGTATTCTATCAACAAAGGTATTTGTAAAATCGAATTTAATAAGAAAATCAACCTCTCAGAAAAAACAAAAAAAGAACACAATCTAAGCTGTAAACGAGCTAATCTTTATAAAAATTATTACACCTACTTATATGGTCTTCCAATGAAACTAAAAGATAAAGGAACTATAATTCACAATAAAACAACGCGAAAAAATTTTAAAGGACAAGACTATATCGTTTTAAAGGTTACTTATGAAAAAGACGTTGGCAAAGATACTTGGTATTTCTATTTTAATCCTACAACGTATTCCATGGAAGTTTATCAGTTTTTTAAAAACACTAAAGATAGTGGTGAGTATATATTATTGTCAGAAGAAGAGATTATTAATGATATTAAAATGCCTAAAAATAGAGCTTGGTATTACAATAAAAACAACAAGTATTTAGGAAGTGATATTTTAGAAAAAAGCAACTCGATTTAAATTAACTATGCCTAATACTAAAACGTTATTTAAAAAAATACTTATTTGGAGGTACAAAAACATTTCTGAACGTCAGTTTATTTATGTTTTAAGTATTTTAGTTGGTTTTTTGGCTGGAATTGGCACACTAATTCTAAAAAACTTAACCTACTTTTTTCAATATATTTTAGAAGGAAAGTTTATAAAAGATATTCATTATTCTTTGTATTTTATCTTTCCAATTATAGGATTATTCTTAGTTTACTATATTAAAAATAAAATTATTAAAAAGGAAATTGGTCATGGTATCTCAACAACTTTGCATGCTATTTCCAAACGTAGCGGAATTATTGAACAATATAAAATATACGCTTCACTTATTACAGCACCAATAACTGTTGGCTTCGGTGGATCTGTTGGTTTGCAAGGCCCTTCTGTAAGCACTGGAGCAGCGCTAGGATCTGGAATAGCACAGCTGTTTCATATGAACACCAAAACTAGAATGTTACTAATTGGATGTGCAACAGCTGGAGCAGTATCATCTATGTTTAAAGCCCCAGTTGCTGCTATTATTTTTGCTGTTGAAATTTTTAGTTTAGATTTAGCTTTTGCATCTCTCATCCCTCTTTTATTAGCTTCAGTTTCTGGAGTTATTGTTTCTTATTTTTTCTTAGGAAAAGATGTTTTATTAGGATTTAAACTCCAAGACGACTTTTTAATTAACGATCTATTTTTCTACATTTTATTAGGCTTAGGAACTGGTATCGCATCTGTATATTTTTCTAAAATTTATTTTAAAATCACTCGTTTTTTTAACCACTTCAAAAGTGATTTTCACAAATTGATTATTGGTGCTTTTGCTATTGGTTTTATGTTATATTTAATACCACCTTTGTACGGTGAAGGTTATAATATAATTAATAGCTTATTAGAACACAATGCTCAAGAAGCACTTAACGACCTTCCTTATGAAATTGATTTTAACAACGTTTGGATAGTTGTTCTTTTTTTACTTTTAATAACAGTCTTTAAAGCTATTGCAATGACCACTACTTTTGCTGCTGGTGGAGTAGGAGGAATTTTTATACCTACCTTAGTAATGGGGAGTGCACTAGGTAATGTATTTGCTAAAATTATAAATGAGTTAGGTGGTCAAGTTTCTGAAAGTAACTTTACATTAATTGGAATGAGCGGCCTAATGGCAGGCGTACTACATGCTCCTTTAACTGCTATTTTTTTAATTGCAGAAATTACTGGTGGTTACGATCTTTTTGTCCCTTTAATGCTTGTAGTTGCTATATCTTTCGCCTTAACAAAATACTTCGTTTCAAACTCAATATACACAATAGAACTAGCAAAAAGAGGGGAACTTATTACGCATAATAAAGATAAGAATGTGATGATGATGATGCGTATCGATAAATTAATTGAAAAAAACTTTAAAATAATTCACCCAGAAATGACACTAGGAAAAATGCTAAAAGAAGCCGTTGCAAAATCATCAAGAAATATTTTTCCTGTTTTAGACAATGAACATCGTTTTTTAGGTATTGTTTTATTAGACGATATTCGTCCGTTAATGTTTGAACAAGAAATGTATGACACGCTAACAATTCAAGTACTTATGAAAAGTGCTCCAGCTATTATTTTTCATGATGATAGTATTGAAAAAGTAATGCAGAAATTTAAAGAAAGCGGCGCATGGAATTTACCCGTTATCAAAAACAAAAAATATATTGGTTTTATTTCTAAATCTAAACTACTATCTGCCTACAGAACTAAATTAATTGAACTTACTGTTTAATAGAAAATAACTAAGCAAACAATGTTGCAAAAGCCTCTTCAATCTTCCCTACTAAAACAAGCTTAATATTATGGTTTTTTAAAGTGATTTTATTATATTTTGAAGCAACAAAAGTTTTATATCCTAATTTTTCTGCCTCTATAATACGTTGATCAATTTTAGATACTGGTCTAATTTCTCCAGCCAAACCAACTTCAGCCGCAAAACAAACATTCGGATTAATAGCTAAATCTTGATTTGATGATAAAATTGCCGCAACTACTGCCAAATCAATTGCCGGATCATCTACTTGAATTCCACCAGTTATATTTAAAAACACATCTTTAGCTCCCAATTTAAAGCCAGCTCGTTTTTCTAATACTGCCAAAATCATATTTAAGCGCTTTAAATTATATCCTGTTGTAGAACGTTGTGGCGTTCCATAAACAGCCGTACTCACCAATGCTTGAATTTCTATCATAAGTGGACGAACACCTTCTAATGTAGAAGCTATTGCTGTTCCACTTAAATCAGCATCTTTTTTTGAAATTAATATTTCTGAAGGATTTGAAACTTCTCTCAACCCAGTAGATAACATTTCATAAATTCCTAATTCAGCTGTAGACCCGAAACGGTTTTTTTGCGAACGTAAAATCCTATAAGTATGATTCCTATCACCTTCAAATTGCAATACCACATCTACCATATGTTCAAGAATCTTTGGCCCAGCAATATGCCCTTCTTTATTTATATGACCAATCAATAAAACTGGAGTAGCAGTTTCTTTAGCAAATTTAATTAACTCTGCTGATGTTTCTCGTATTTGTGAAATACTTCCTGGAGAAGCTTCAATAGAATTTGTATGTAATGTTTGAATAGAATCTATTACCAAAACATCGGGTTGTACTTCTTCGATATTTTTAAAAATCTGTTGAGTTTTGGTTTCTGTAAGAATTAAACAGTTAGAGTTTTTCATATCTAATCGTTCTGCTCGCATTTTTATTTGCGATTGACTTTCTTCACCAGATACATACAAAACTTTCTGTGGGATTTGTAACGCAATTTGTAATAACAAAGTAGATTTACCAATTCCTGGTTCACCTCCTAATAACACAACTGCACCTTTTACCAATCCACC belongs to Tenacibaculum sp. MAR_2010_89 and includes:
- the radA gene encoding DNA repair protein RadA; amino-acid sequence: MAKTKTTFFCQNCGTQHAQWVGQCNTCKQWNTIVEEVLQKEEKRSWKTTDNTQRRVSKPLRVEEIQLNPEERFGTKNKELDTVLGGGLVKGAVVLLGGEPGIGKSTLLLQIALQIPQKVLYVSGEESQSQIKMRAERLDMKNSNCLILTETKTQQIFKNIEEVQPDVLVIDSIQTLHTNSIEASPGSISQIRETSAELIKFAKETATPVLLIGHINKEGHIAGPKILEHMVDVVLQFEGDRNHTYRILRSQKNRFGSTAELGIYEMLSTGLREVSNPSEILISKKDADLSGTAIASTLEGVRPLMIEIQALVSTAVYGTPQRSTTGYNLKRLNMILAVLEKRAGFKLGAKDVFLNITGGIQVDDPAIDLAVVAAILSSNQDLAINPNVCFAAEVGLAGEIRPVSKIDQRIIEAEKLGYKTFVASKYNKITLKNHNIKLVLVGKIEEAFATLFA
- a CDS encoding chloride channel protein, whose translation is MPNTKTLFKKILIWRYKNISERQFIYVLSILVGFLAGIGTLILKNLTYFFQYILEGKFIKDIHYSLYFIFPIIGLFLVYYIKNKIIKKEIGHGISTTLHAISKRSGIIEQYKIYASLITAPITVGFGGSVGLQGPSVSTGAALGSGIAQLFHMNTKTRMLLIGCATAGAVSSMFKAPVAAIIFAVEIFSLDLAFASLIPLLLASVSGVIVSYFFLGKDVLLGFKLQDDFLINDLFFYILLGLGTGIASVYFSKIYFKITRFFNHFKSDFHKLIIGAFAIGFMLYLIPPLYGEGYNIINSLLEHNAQEALNDLPYEIDFNNVWIVVLFLLLITVFKAIAMTTTFAAGGVGGIFIPTLVMGSALGNVFAKIINELGGQVSESNFTLIGMSGLMAGVLHAPLTAIFLIAEITGGYDLFVPLMLVVAISFALTKYFVSNSIYTIELAKRGELITHNKDKNVMMMMRIDKLIEKNFKIIHPEMTLGKMLKEAVAKSSRNIFPVLDNEHRFLGIVLLDDIRPLMFEQEMYDTLTIQVLMKSAPAIIFHDDSIEKVMQKFKESGAWNLPVIKNKKYIGFISKSKLLSAYRTKLIELTV
- a CDS encoding DUF6503 family protein, whose amino-acid sequence is MKNAITLLALLLSILSFSQELTGLELLEKSIQYHDPNNKWKTFKGTLWVNMVTPNSPIRNSEITIDLPSDYFYLKAFKNKNTTEYSINKGICKIEFNKKINLSEKTKKEHNLSCKRANLYKNYYTYLYGLPMKLKDKGTIIHNKTTRKNFKGQDYIVLKVTYEKDVGKDTWYFYFNPTTYSMEVYQFFKNTKDSGEYILLSEEEIINDIKMPKNRAWYYNKNNKYLGSDILEKSNSI